GTGTCCACGCCCGCAATCGTGTTTGGAGTCGCCCGTCATTCACGGCGTTTTGTTCGAAAATCCTGTCACATGAATATCAAAGCCTTTACCGGTGAGAAGGCGGCGAGCGGGTGCTGAATTCTGGTCGAGGCTCTGCCAGAGTTTTCCGCGGCCCGCCGGATTCCCCCGGTCGGAGCCCATACCCATTGGTTCCTTCGCCGACGAACGGCGAAGACGAAAGGAGTGCTTGTGCCGAAGATCGCTCGCGTCGCCGCAGCCGCCGCAGCCGCCGTCCTGGCCGGCGGACTGTTCGCTCCGGCCGCGTCCGCATCCTCATCGCACCCGTACACCTGCGCCAACCAGAGCATCGGGGTGAACTGCTCCGGTGTCATCACCGTCAACGACGTACTCAACGGCACCACCATCAACATCGGCGGCATCAGCGCCCTCAACGGCACCCAGATCAACGGTCTCCAGGCCGCGCTGGCCAACGTCGCGAACAACAACGTCAACGCGCCCGTCACCGTCCAGATCGGCGCGCTGGAGACCACGGCCATCACGACCCTGGCGCGCTACGGCAGGACCGTACTGCCCACGAACGTCAACGTCTGCGCCGGCAGTATCTGCGTCTGACATCGGCCGTACCCGGTAGCCGGGCTGCTCCGGCTCGCTGCCCGGAGCAGCCCGGTGCGCACCGGGGGCCGAGGCCCACGCGGCGACGCGTAGGTCCTCCGCCCCGCGGAACACGCTGACGGCCCCGACCGCATCCGGATGCTGCCGGCCAATCCGGGGCCTCGCGTGACGTCGGCCTCCAGGACCACGATCGGGTCCTGGAGGCCGACGTTGCCGTTCGGGGGCGAGCGCGGACGGCGTACGGGCCCGTCCCGTTGGCCAACGTGGGTGACCGCAGCCCCTCGGGTCGGCGCGCCCCCGCTGCCCGACCCCGACCCCGCCGATCGTCCGGTTAACGTCACGCGTATTCAACGATATTCCTCCCGGGGGTGTCTGATGCGCCGTCTGACCGCAGGACTGACCGTGCTGGCCGGCCTCGCCTCCTGGCCCTGGCTCGGTGCCCAGGCCGACCCCGCCGCGGGGGTGCCCGCCGCACGGGACACCGGCCGCGGCACCAACATCCTGATCGTCGGCATCGACAGCCGCACCGGACTGTCGAAGGCCGAGAAGCGTCGTCTGCACGTCGGCGGGGAAGGCTGCGACTGCACCGACGTGATGATGCTCGTCCACCTCTCCGAGGACCGGCGGCGCGCGAGCGTCGTCTCCATCCCACGGGACAGCTACGTCGAGTACGCCGCGCCCGAGGGCACGACCGGGGCGGCCCCCCGAGGGAAGATCAACGGAGCCTTCAGGATCGGGCGCGGTCCGCTGGCCGTGCGCACCGTCGAGCAGGCCACCGGCCTGAGCATCGACCACTACCTGGAGACCGGCTTCACCGGATTCGAACAGGCCGTCAACGACCTGGGCGGCGCCACCGTGTGCACCGACAAGCCGCTGAAGGACGGGAAATCGGGCCTCGACATCTCCACGGGCACGCATCACCTCGACGGGAACAGGGCCCTCGGCTACGCCCGGGCGCGGCACCTGGACCCGCCGGGGGACCTCGGCCGGGTCCGCCGCCAGCAGCGCATGCTCGCCGAGATGCTCGAAGGGCTGACCGCCCGTGGAGCGCTGGCCGACCCCGTGAAGGCGGCGGACACGGCACGCCGACTGCTCAGGTCCGTTCGAACGGACGACCGTACCGGCATGAACGACCTCATCGGCATCGGCTGGACCCTGGGGCGGCTTCCGGCCGGCCGGATGGAGTTCGCCACCGTGCCGATCTCCCACTTCGACCACCGTGTGCCGGGCGTCGGCTCCACGCTGCTCTGGCACGAGTCGCGCTCCCGGGCCCTGTGGGACGCGCTGCGCGCCGACCGCCCGATCACCGGCGACAGCCGCATCCTCCCCGTACCGGAGACCCGCGCCGAG
The Streptomyces tirandamycinicus DNA segment above includes these coding regions:
- a CDS encoding LCP family protein, producing the protein MRRLTAGLTVLAGLASWPWLGAQADPAAGVPAARDTGRGTNILIVGIDSRTGLSKAEKRRLHVGGEGCDCTDVMMLVHLSEDRRRASVVSIPRDSYVEYAAPEGTTGAAPRGKINGAFRIGRGPLAVRTVEQATGLSIDHYLETGFTGFEQAVNDLGGATVCTDKPLKDGKSGLDISTGTHHLDGNRALGYARARHLDPPGDLGRVRRQQRMLAEMLEGLTARGALADPVKAADTARRLLRSVRTDDRTGMNDLIGIGWTLGRLPAGRMEFATVPISHFDHRVPGVGSTLLWHESRSRALWDALRADRPITGDSRILPVPETRAETDPVRIAVRVDDAKVATALRRSGFAVTDTSASAPAERPAGPPLITFPEGRQADAATLAAALPGARLRAETRPDAVFDVTVGSDPVLVKTVTYDRNFAEGAPVTADRLRCSGSPEPEPEPTPEPKPKPTPTSTSAGTAMDG